The DNA window TTCCGTGGGGGTTGTTGGCAGGATCTTACGCGGTTGATTCAGGCTTAAGCCCTTTTGATAGCCAAATGCTTTCTGTCATCCTTTATGCGGGGGCTGCGCAACTGGTTGCTATCGGCATGCTCAAAAGTGGTGTCGGTCTTTTCACCATGTTACTGACCACCTTTTTCATTACCTCACGTCACTTCCTGTATGGTGTATCGATGCGCAGCAAAATCAGTCCATTACCCAAAAGATGGCGCTGGCCACTGGGATTTTTGCTTACTGATGAACTGTTCGCTATTTGCGGGCAGCAAAAAGATGAGCAGTTCAATCGCTGGTACGCCCTCGGAGCGGGACTGAGTTTCTATATCGTGTGGAATATCGCCTCACTGGTCGGTATCTTGGCTGGGCACTATATTCCGAATCTGAATCAACTCGGCTTGGATTTTGCGGTGGCAGCGACCTTCATCGCCATCGTGATTCCCAACACCAAAACCTTTCCAGTGTTGGTGTGTGTCCTCGTCTCAATGGTGCTTGCTGTGGTGCTAGAAACCTATCAAGTTCAAGGCAGCTTGATGATCGCAAGCCTAGTAGCGATGGTTGCGGGCTACCTTTGCGAAACTTGGGTAGGAGAAAAATAACATGGTTCTGCTTTCCATTTTTGCCATGGCTGCTCTGGTCTTTATTAGCCGTTACTTGTTCCTAGAACCTAAATTGCCGCTCAAAATGAGTGCAAAACTACAGCGCCTACTCACTTATTCCAGCCCAGCTGTGCTTACCGCTATTTGGGCACCGATCGTCTTTACCAACGATCATAAGTTGCAACTGCATACGCAAAACCCCTACCTCTGGGCCGCCATCTTAGCCGCGCTCATCGCCTGGAAAACACGTAACGTGTTACTCACCACAGTTATCAGTATGGTGGTGTTTTTGGTGCTCAACTTGTGGGTGTTTGCATAAAGAAGAGAAGAAGATTTGTCGATATAGCCAAATAAAAATATCTATTGGTGATGAGGATGAAGTGGTGGTTCTGGGTTGGTTCACAATGCTTGATCGTACCCATAAAAAAGTCCCTCAAATGGGACTTTTTTATTTGGATTCAAGGCATAATCCTAGTAGGTAATCGAACAATCAGATGCTTGTATCCAGCTCAACGCCGACCTACTCAGCAACCCATTCAATTTCGATAAGTGTTTCATCACCCGCTTTTAAGCGTCCTAAGAAGACATCGCCTTTATGAACCTCACCCACTCCTTTGGGAGTGCCGGTCATGACAATATCACCATCTTCGAGGGTGGTGTAGGAGGCAAGGTCGGCAAGGATGACATCCGGTTTGTAAATCATCTGTGGCACACCGCCACACTGGATGCGCACGCTATTGATATAGAGTTCCAGCTGCAAAGAGGTTAGTTCCAGCTCACCTAATGGGACAAACTTACTAAACACAGCAGAGCCTGTGAACGCTTTCGCTCTTTCCCAAGGCAATCCTTTCGCCTTCAAATAGGATTGTAGCTCGCGCTTAGTTAAATCAAGGCCTAAGCCAACGCCATAGTATGTGCCATCTTTGATCAAGAAGCTGATTTCGGTTTCGTAGTGCAGTGTCTCTTCATGGACGGCATGTAAGGTGCTGCTAATCGAGCTGTTGGGCTTATGAAACACCACCATTTGCTCAGGGACTGCATTATTAAGCTCTTGAATATGCTCAACATAATTGCGACCAACACAGAGAATTTTTGATGGGGTAATCAACTGCTCTTCAAATCGAATGGCATTCATAATTAGGCTCTTCCTTGAACAAAGTTTGAGTGCCAAGTGTAACTTATTGCGTCAATTCAACAAGTACCCTACCCACTGATTTCGAAAAATTCCTTATGTATTTCAAAGTACCTATGTTCTAAGTACCTAAGTTCGAGGTAGGTCACTAGCCTAGTGTAGCAAGCACTTTTTCACACAGTTGCTTCAAGGTGACTAACTCTTCGACTTCAAGTTTAAATTTGCACAACATCTCATTCGGGACGGCCAACGCTTTGGCACGCAGATCGATACCTTTTGCTGTCAGATACAGTTCACGGACACGTTCGTCTGATTCACTGCGACGACGCTCAACCAACCCTTTACTTTCTAGACGCTTAAGCAATGGCGTTAATGTTCCTGAATCAAGATAAAGCTTTTCTCCCAACGTTTTTACGCTAATGCCATTACTTTGCCATAGCACCATCATTACCAGATATTGAACGTAGGTAAGATCGAGCTCTTCCAACAGAGGTCGATAAGCGCGGACAACGGCATTGGCTGCACTATAAAGCGGAAAGCAGAGTTGGTTTTCCAGTAACAATAACTCATCGGAGTGATTGTCTGGTTGATGGTCTGAAACTTGGCACTGGGTCATGGTGTTAGATAACTCGCAATTAAATTGTGCACAATATACTTGCTTTCGTGGTAAAGATCGATATAAGATTGTTCGCAATTAGATTGTACACAACTTAAATAAGGAATCGAATATGAAAACTCTGTACACAACAAAAGCTACCGCTCTTGCAGGTCGTAATGGTCAAGTTTCAACTGAAGATGGTTTGCTCTCTGTTAACCTAGCCTATCCTAAAGAGATGGGTGGTAATGGCAATGCGACTAACCCAGAACAGCTCTTTGCAGCAGGTTATGCAGCGTGTTTCTCTAACGCTGTTTTGCATGTGGCTCGTGAATCCAAAATCGCTTTAAAATCTGCGCCAGTCACTGCAGAAGTTGGCATTGGTATGAACCAACAAGGCGGATTCCAACTTGCTGTAACACTCGCAGCGCAACTCGAACTCGCAGATGATCAGGCAATTGAACTCGTGAAAACAGCGCACCAAGTTTGCCCTTACTCAAACGCGACCCGTGGCAACATTGATGTTCAGCTTTCGGTCAATGGCCACACTATTGCCTAGTACTGCCTAATATCGTCCATTTTTCACTGAAACCCCATCAGTAAGTTAGCTTACTGATGGGGTTTTCTTTTTTAACCATGTTGCTGTTTAGCAATTGTTCGCATGCGCATTTATTACACAAGATCCATAAAAACAACATGGAAACGTCAAGAACGAGTCATGAAATCGTCATTTAATCCCACTAATTTTGAGCCTACCAAAACGTTAGAGCATTGATGCTCATCTACTAATAAATAAGGTAATAAAATGAAAAAGGCAGTTCTCGCAAGCGCTATCTTCGCCGCACTAGTGTCCGGCTCAACTCTAGCAGCAACTGTGTACGATGCAGATGGTACTCAACTAAAAATTGGTGGTCGTGTTGAATTCCGTGGCGACTTCAACGCAAAAACAGACGGCACTGAAATTGAAGGCACAATGGTAGATAACACTCGTGCTCGTCTAAATATCGAAGGCAAAAGCGAAATCTCTGAAGGCGTTAATGGTTTTGCTCGCTACGAAAATGAACAAAAAGACGGTTCTGACGGTTCAACATTTACTCAACGCTACATGTTCGCTGGTATCGACTTTAACGGTCACGCGCTATCCTTCGGTGCGCAAGATACTGCTGCTGTTCAAGTATCAAAATTCTCTGATATCGGTGAATTCACTGGCATCCAGAAGAAACTGACTGCTTCAGGTGACCACAAACAAAACGTGATTGCTTACCGTGGTCAAATCACTGACGAACTTAACCTGCAAGCAACTTACCAAGTACTGTCTAGCGACCGCGATAACGCTGACGGTTACGGTATTTCTGCAGTGTACAAACTGCCAATGGGTCTAAAACTTGGTGCATCATACACGGGTGAACAAGAAGACGCAGAAGGCACAACGGATAACCAAAAAGCAAATCAATTCTTGCTAGGTTTGGGATACTCAATCGATGCTCTATATCTTGGTGCTACTTACTCTACTGGTGATACAGCCACTAACGACCAAGACTTCGATGTTATTGAAATCGCAGCATCTTACAAAATCAACGACCAAACTAAAGTTCAAGCTATCTACGGTAAAGATACCGACAAACCAGACGGTGCTTCTGATGTAGATAACGAAGACTTCGTTGAGCTAGGCGGTTACTACAGCTTTAACTCTAACCTATCAACTTACCTTGCTCTTAAATTGAACCAAGTTGATAACGCTGATGATACATACCGTGTTGGTCTGAAATACGAGTTCTAATCCCTACCCGTCCAATATGTCCTTTTCTTATGGCCTGACTGCTATCAGGCCATTTTTTATTTCTATTGCACCAAGTTACGCCATCTACGCCCCAACACAAGGCAGGGTCCACCTTGTTACTATGGTATCAAATCACCATAACATCATGTTTTTAAACAAAAATAAAAGTTGGCACAGTTACTGCTTTAATAGAATTACAAATGCAGGCAGCGTTTGTGCTTCTTTTCAGTGATAAGGCAGAAATCACTGGTCACTTCATGTTCTTGACCTCCCTTTTGGGAGGTTTTTTTTTAACTGCCTCACCACCATCATTTATTCTCTTCGTTACTCAATAAATTTGAACAAGTTAACAGGCAAAAGGTGGTTGGCGCTGATATTGAAGCAGAGTAATATTCAATCAGTTTTCTACTCTGAGCAAATATTATGCAAAAAACCCATCAGCCCATTCATGGCGCAGCGTGGATGTTAACCGCAGGACTTGCCTTCTCTGTCGTTAACAGCGTGACACAAATTGCAAGTATCCGTTTCGGCCTGCCGTCAACAACCGTGGCTTTGATTCAATATGGCATCGCGATTGTCGTCATGATTCCCTATTTACGCTCTTTAGGCTTTAAACAATCTCTGCGTACCCATCACTTTGGTCTCCATGTTTTTCGCGTCTTTTTGGCCGTGATTGGTATTCAACTTTGGTTATGGGCGCTTGCCTACCCTGTGCCTATTTGGCAAGGCATTGCACTGCTAATGACCTCGCCTCTCTTCGCCACTATAGGTTCAGGACTCTTTCTTAAAGAGAAGGTCAGCATGGCTCGCTGGGGAGCAACACTCAGTGGCTTTATCGGCGCGATGATTATTCTCCAACCTTGGTCAGACACCTTCTCTTGGGCATCATTGCTTCCCGTCGGTGCAGCGTTCTTCTGGGCATGTTATTCCCTAATGGTGAAAAAGCTCTCTAGTGATGATTCACCCTCTACGATGGTGATTTACCTTTTAGTGCTTATGACCCCATTCAATTTGGTGTTAGCGATTCCTGAATGGCAAACACCTACCGATGGTTCTTTGTGGTTGATACTCATTGCGGCGGGAGTGTTAACGGCCTTGGCACAATGGGCGATTGTGAAAGCCTATTCGATTGCTGATGCCTCTTTCGTGCAACCTTTTGACCATGCAAAACTGCCAATGAATGTCATTGCAGGCTGGGTAGTATTTGGCTGGGTGCCACCAGGGAGATTGTGGTTAGGCGCGGCGATCATCGTACTATCTGTCGCGTTTATTACTCAGTGGGAAAATAAACAAGCTCAGCTGTCCGTCAAAACAGTGTGATGTTTTCAGGAATTCTTCGCATAAAAATAGGGCCTTGAATGAATCAAGGCCCTATTTTTTCAAAGCTTATCGAGTCAACGCGTTCCAAAGAATGGTGAACAGAGACATTTTTGCAGGACGTTGTGCCTGTGTCATTGGTTGAACCATCTCTTTAGCTAAAGCAAGCCCTAATAAAGATGAACCCATATTGTTATCCATTTGGCGCTCCTCACATTGTTGTTAATTAATAACCAAACAATGTGATCTTAGCAGCAAAACCGCCAAAAACAAGACGTAGGTCACATTTATTTTTCGTAATGTTACGAATTAGCTACGTTTAGGTTGTTTGTATGTTTTGCCCGCAGCTTGATACACGTCTTTGTGCTTCATTTCGAAAAAGGTATCAAAGAACCAAGCCACAAACTTGATGACATCGTCACCTTCATTCATTACGTGCTCAAGGTACTCTTGTTCAACACCTTGTTCATCCGCTTCTACTGTCATGTGGTAGATACGTTGTTCGCCTTCCACCTCCGCTAAGACAAACTGGCCAGTGAGAGATTGAGCCGCTTCAGCGAACTCTTCATCTTCACTCTGTTTCAGTTGTTCAAGTGCCTTAGGCAGTGACCCAAGTTCACATAAGCTTTTTACTAAATCTTCAAACTCTTTTGGTTGCATGAAAGTTCCTCAGTCAGTTCGGCGCGGATTATACCCTGAAATAAGCTGAGCTTGCTATCAGCAAACCACTGGAGAGAAACAATCGATTAGGACGTTGCCGTTGCTGGAGTAGACACTTGTTGATAACGAAACGTTGCCGAGAAAATAATCCCTGTGATCACCGCAACGAGTAAATAGAACACTCCTAAGGAATATTGGCTCTTCACCCAATGTTCGACTAAATAGCCGCCGAAAAGACCCGCTAAACACATCTGTACCGAGCCAGATAAAGCGGCAACGGCTCCCGCTTGTTTTTTATGTGGCGAAAGCAACATAGTTGTCGCCATTGGAAAAGAGATACCTTGGGCAAACGAGAGAACCGTAAAAGCAGTAATAAGGCCAACCACAGAGAAAGGCGCTAATAACAACACGATTGCGGCAACAAAAACCAGACCAATCGACATTAGGAAAATCGGCTTGATGCCGTAGTAACGGTGCAAGACATTGACAGCGATACTGCCCGTTAATAAACCGATCGAAGGGACGATCATTAAGGTGCCATAATCGGCAACTGTCATTCCTAATTGAATTTGCATCATAAATGGCAAAACCGAGAGGGTAACCATCGCTGATAGATAACTGATCCAGTTGTAACTAGCACTGCTGATCACCTGCACATTGGTCAGTAGACTCAGGTAATTTTTAACTACGGTCCCAACTGCAAAGCGATGTTTCGCATAAGGCAGTGTTTCCGGAAGAATGAAGAAGCCCAAAACAAAAATGGCACTGATATAGAACAACACAAAAACGAACACCGCATGCCAGCTCAGCTGATAGGCCAGCCATCCACCTAAAACTGGCGACACAATTGGCATAATCGAAGCGGTCACTGACATATAAGAGAGCGCTTTGGTTAAATACTGTCCATCATAGCAATCGCGCAAAACACTACGGCCTAATACCGAAGCACTCCCGGCACCAATACCTTGTAATAAGCGACCCAATTCCAACGTGGAAAATT is part of the Vibrio porteresiae DSM 19223 genome and encodes:
- a CDS encoding organic hydroperoxide resistance protein, coding for MKTLYTTKATALAGRNGQVSTEDGLLSVNLAYPKEMGGNGNATNPEQLFAAGYAACFSNAVLHVARESKIALKSAPVTAEVGIGMNQQGGFQLAVTLAAQLELADDQAIELVKTAHQVCPYSNATRGNIDVQLSVNGHTIA
- a CDS encoding fumarylacetoacetate hydrolase family protein → MNAIRFEEQLITPSKILCVGRNYVEHIQELNNAVPEQMVVFHKPNSSISSTLHAVHEETLHYETEISFLIKDGTYYGVGLGLDLTKRELQSYLKAKGLPWERAKAFTGSAVFSKFVPLGELELTSLQLELYINSVRIQCGGVPQMIYKPDVILADLASYTTLEDGDIVMTGTPKGVGEVHKGDVFLGRLKAGDETLIEIEWVAE
- a CDS encoding porin, whose amino-acid sequence is MKKAVLASAIFAALVSGSTLAATVYDADGTQLKIGGRVEFRGDFNAKTDGTEIEGTMVDNTRARLNIEGKSEISEGVNGFARYENEQKDGSDGSTFTQRYMFAGIDFNGHALSFGAQDTAAVQVSKFSDIGEFTGIQKKLTASGDHKQNVIAYRGQITDELNLQATYQVLSSDRDNADGYGISAVYKLPMGLKLGASYTGEQEDAEGTTDNQKANQFLLGLGYSIDALYLGATYSTGDTATNDQDFDVIEIAASYKINDQTKVQAIYGKDTDKPDGASDVDNEDFVELGGYYSFNSNLSTYLALKLNQVDNADDTYRVGLKYEF
- a CDS encoding MarR family winged helix-turn-helix transcriptional regulator gives rise to the protein MTQCQVSDHQPDNHSDELLLLENQLCFPLYSAANAVVRAYRPLLEELDLTYVQYLVMMVLWQSNGISVKTLGEKLYLDSGTLTPLLKRLESKGLVERRRSESDERVRELYLTAKGIDLRAKALAVPNEMLCKFKLEVEELVTLKQLCEKVLATLG
- a CDS encoding AzlC family ABC transporter permease, with the protein product MTSQPEVKSNDASPFKQFLNGTIAISPLSIAVLPWGLLAGSYAVDSGLSPFDSQMLSVILYAGAAQLVAIGMLKSGVGLFTMLLTTFFITSRHFLYGVSMRSKISPLPKRWRWPLGFLLTDELFAICGQQKDEQFNRWYALGAGLSFYIVWNIASLVGILAGHYIPNLNQLGLDFAVAATFIAIVIPNTKTFPVLVCVLVSMVLAVVLETYQVQGSLMIASLVAMVAGYLCETWVGEK
- a CDS encoding DMT family transporter yields the protein MQKTHQPIHGAAWMLTAGLAFSVVNSVTQIASIRFGLPSTTVALIQYGIAIVVMIPYLRSLGFKQSLRTHHFGLHVFRVFLAVIGIQLWLWALAYPVPIWQGIALLMTSPLFATIGSGLFLKEKVSMARWGATLSGFIGAMIILQPWSDTFSWASLLPVGAAFFWACYSLMVKKLSSDDSPSTMVIYLLVLMTPFNLVLAIPEWQTPTDGSLWLILIAAGVLTALAQWAIVKAYSIADASFVQPFDHAKLPMNVIAGWVVFGWVPPGRLWLGAAIIVLSVAFITQWENKQAQLSVKTV
- a CDS encoding multidrug effflux MFS transporter, with the protein product MNLLSTDRFHKTPLLLAMMIIATGQVGVSIYLPSLPLISQDLLVDQARVQMLVTLFLLGFGGSQLFYGALSDAIGRRPVFLLGQGIYLLGTVICVLLADQFSTLELGRLLQGIGAGSASVLGRSVLRDCYDGQYLTKALSYMSVTASIMPIVSPVLGGWLAYQLSWHAVFVFVLFYISAIFVLGFFILPETLPYAKHRFAVGTVVKNYLSLLTNVQVISSASYNWISYLSAMVTLSVLPFMMQIQLGMTVADYGTLMIVPSIGLLTGSIAVNVLHRYYGIKPIFLMSIGLVFVAAIVLLLAPFSVVGLITAFTVLSFAQGISFPMATTMLLSPHKKQAGAVAALSGSVQMCLAGLFGGYLVEHWVKSQYSLGVFYLLVAVITGIIFSATFRYQQVSTPATATS
- a CDS encoding AzlD domain-containing protein is translated as MVLLSIFAMAALVFISRYLFLEPKLPLKMSAKLQRLLTYSSPAVLTAIWAPIVFTNDHKLQLHTQNPYLWAAILAALIAWKTRNVLLTTVISMVVFLVLNLWVFA